From the genome of Lotus japonicus ecotype B-129 chromosome 6, LjGifu_v1.2, one region includes:
- the LOC130723540 gene encoding trihelix transcription factor GT-1-like, with protein sequence MYLSEKPRPIDFYKQEGTRDMMIEVVSNAELPPPQHHQPPPMILGESSGEDPELEIKAPKKRAETWIQDETRSLIGLRREMDALFNTSKSNKHLWEQISAKMREKGFDRSPTMCTDKWRNLLKEFKKAKHHDRGGSGSAKMSYYKEIDEILRERSKCVQYKSHTPPSKVDSFMQFADKGIDDTSISFGPVEAAGRPTLNLERSLDHDGHPLAITAAEAVVASGVPPWNWRETETPGNGGESQSCGRVISVKWCDYTRRIGIDGTPEAIKEAIRAAFRLRTRRAFWLEDEDQIIRSIDRDMPIGNYTLHLDEGMAIKVCLYDEPDHIAVHTEEKIFYTEDDYRDFLTRRGWTCLREFDGYRNIDNMDDLRPGAIYRGVS encoded by the exons atgtATTTATCAGAAAAACCTCGTCCCATTGATTTCTACAAACAGGAAGGGACACGAGACATGATGATAGAGGTGGTATCCAACGCTGAACTTCCACCGCCGCAACACCACCAGCCACCGCCGATGATCCTCGGTGAGAGCAGCGGCGAGGACCCGGAACTGGAGATCAAGGCTCCGAAGAAGCGCGCTGAGACATGGATTCAAGACGAGACGAGAAGCCTTATTGGGCTTCGTCGCGAGATGGATGCGCTTTTCAACACTTCGAAATCGAACAAGCATTTGTGGGAACAGATTTCGGCGAAGATGAGGGAAAAGGGTTTCGATCGGTCACCCACCATGTGTACTGATAAGTGGAGGAACCTGTTGAAGGAGTTCAAGAAGGCTAAGCACCATGATAGAGGTGGGAGTGGCTCTGCTAAGATGTCTTATTACAAAGAGATTGATGAGATCCTGAGAGAGAGGAGCAAGTGTGTGCAGTATAAGAGCCATACTCCTCCTTCCAAAGTTGACTCCTTTATGCAGTTTGCTGATAAAG GTATTGATGATACCAGCATTTCTTTTGGGCCAGTTGAAG CTGCTGGAAGACCAACACTCAATCTTGAGAGAAGTTTAGATCATGATGGACATCCTCTTGCCATTACCGCAGCTGAGGCTGTTGTGGCAAGTGGAGTCCCTCCTTGGAATTGGAGAGAAACAGAAACTCCTGGAAATG GTGGTGAAAGTCAGTCATGTGGAAGGGTTATTTCAGTCAAGTGGTGTGATTATACGAGACGAATAGGTATTGACGGCACCCCAGAAGCCATCAAGGAGGCAATTAGGGCTGCTTTTCGGTTGAGAACTAGACGTGCATTCTGGTTAGAGGATGAGGACCAGATTATCAGAAGTATTGATCGTGACATGCCTATAGGCAATTACACTCTTCACCTTGATGAAG GAATGGCTATTAAAGTATGCCTTTACGATGAGCCTGACCATATTGCTGTGCATACTGAAGAGAAGATATTTTACACCGAAGATGATTACCGCGATTTTCTGACGCGTCGTGGCTGGACTTGTCTAAGAGAATTTGACGGCTATAGAAACATTGACAATATGGATGATCTTCGACCTGGTGCCATATATCGTGGGGTGAGTTGA